Proteins encoded together in one Cicer arietinum cultivar CDC Frontier isolate Library 1 chromosome 4, Cicar.CDCFrontier_v2.0, whole genome shotgun sequence window:
- the LOC101513795 gene encoding MICOS complex subunit MIC10 isoform X1, translated as MADNKEIIPPHYDLDAKWDACLDLTVRRFVYSSFAGAFGGLLFFRSPQTRWASIAFGAGVGIGSAYTECSRLFDGPPTKLSLTKGSEAPTQGKFPRSSAII; from the exons ATGGCTGACAACAAAGAAATAATTCCTCCACACTATGACCTTGATGCCAAATGGGATGCCTGCCTTGATCTTACTGTCCGCCGCTTTGTATACTCCTCATTTGCTGGTGCATTTGGCGGTCTCCTCTTTTTCA GGAGTCCTCAGACTCGCTGGGCATCCATTGCTTTTGGTGCTGGAGTTGGAATAGGATCTGCATACACAGAATGTTCCCGTCTGTTTGATGGACCTCCAACCAAGCTATCACTCACTAAGGGCTCAGAGGCTCCTACTCAG GGGAAATTTCCCAGGAGCTCAGCAATAATCTAA
- the LOC101513795 gene encoding MICOS complex subunit MIC10 isoform X2, with protein MADNKEIIPPHYDLDAKWDACLDLTVRRFVYSSFAGAFGGLLFFRSPQTRWASIAFGAGVGIGSAYTECSRLFDGPPTKLSLTKGSEAPTQNMQDSE; from the exons ATGGCTGACAACAAAGAAATAATTCCTCCACACTATGACCTTGATGCCAAATGGGATGCCTGCCTTGATCTTACTGTCCGCCGCTTTGTATACTCCTCATTTGCTGGTGCATTTGGCGGTCTCCTCTTTTTCA GGAGTCCTCAGACTCGCTGGGCATCCATTGCTTTTGGTGCTGGAGTTGGAATAGGATCTGCATACACAGAATGTTCCCGTCTGTTTGATGGACCTCCAACCAAGCTATCACTCACTAAGGGCTCAGAGGCTCCTACTCAG AATATGCAGGATTCCGAGTAG